A genomic stretch from Aerococcaceae bacterium zg-1292 includes:
- a CDS encoding MFS transporter — protein MEKQVEQRIEDVTYNRAKLWQIILFSMNNSSTNIYLVAFTFITYFSTGVLGLAAIFVSQLMGYIRIFDGFIDPAIGVLIDKTDTKFGKYRPILVLGNVITALSFIFLFNIHHFGKAMTMPLFILALIVHKIGYSLQQTITKAAQTALTNDPKQRPLFNIFDGIMTAILFSGSQIVISGVLVPKHGGFTESFFVELITLVITISAVLGILAIIGIWQKDNPKYFGLGEEKTKKTSFKDYVKVIKGNKPLQVLSLSAAFVKFNAQLLGDSVVTVMLFGILFGDYVLSGIIAGMMVIPNILVTTFNANVARKSGLRRAYIMSLQIGTTAMLLMAGLLHFGGVGSLNLKQFGPYTIVFLILYAVGRYFSSTPSGLALTMGADISDYETSVSGRYVSGMIGTIFSLTDSIASSFAPMVVGWVLAGIGFAQEYPTAETPLSPELKTATILLFAIIPAMASLFSLILMKFYKLDSETMVQIQEKIQVMKAAKDAERAQAIAKNVPLSDMDYVDVTQYPIEENE, from the coding sequence ATGGAGAAACAAGTTGAACAACGTATTGAAGACGTTACATATAACCGAGCGAAATTGTGGCAAATAATTTTGTTCTCGATGAATAATTCATCGACAAATATATATTTGGTAGCTTTTACTTTTATTACCTACTTCTCTACAGGTGTATTAGGATTAGCAGCGATTTTTGTTAGTCAATTGATGGGCTATATTCGTATCTTTGATGGATTTATTGACCCAGCGATTGGAGTTTTAATTGATAAAACAGATACGAAGTTTGGTAAATATCGTCCAATTCTTGTGTTAGGTAATGTGATTACAGCCCTTTCATTTATTTTCTTGTTTAATATTCATCATTTTGGAAAAGCAATGACCATGCCATTATTTATCCTAGCGTTGATTGTGCATAAAATTGGGTATTCATTACAACAAACTATTACAAAAGCGGCACAAACTGCTTTGACAAATGATCCTAAACAACGGCCATTATTTAATATTTTTGATGGGATTATGACGGCGATTCTATTCTCTGGTAGTCAAATTGTCATTTCTGGTGTGCTTGTTCCAAAACATGGTGGATTTACTGAAAGTTTCTTTGTGGAACTTATCACATTAGTTATTACAATTTCTGCTGTTTTAGGGATTCTAGCTATTATTGGTATTTGGCAAAAAGATAATCCGAAGTACTTTGGTTTAGGTGAAGAAAAAACTAAAAAGACAAGTTTTAAAGATTACGTGAAGGTTATCAAAGGGAATAAACCATTACAGGTTTTATCTCTATCTGCAGCATTTGTAAAATTTAATGCGCAATTACTAGGAGACTCCGTTGTGACGGTGATGTTATTTGGTATTTTATTTGGAGATTATGTATTATCTGGTATTATTGCTGGGATGATGGTTATTCCAAACATTTTAGTTACAACATTCAATGCCAATGTTGCTCGTAAATCCGGTTTACGTCGTGCCTATATTATGTCACTTCAAATTGGAACCACTGCGATGTTGTTAATGGCTGGTTTATTACACTTTGGTGGGGTAGGTAGTCTTAATTTAAAACAATTTGGTCCATATACAATTGTATTCCTTATTTTATATGCAGTGGGTCGTTATTTTTCATCAACACCGTCAGGGCTTGCGTTAACGATGGGGGCAGATATTTCTGACTATGAAACATCTGTATCAGGTCGTTATGTTTCAGGAATGATTGGAACAATTTTCTCTTTAACAGATTCGATTGCGTCTTCATTCGCACCAATGGTTGTTGGCTGGGTACTTGCAGGTATTGGTTTTGCACAAGAATATCCAACAGCTGAAACACCATTAAGTCCTGAGTTAAAAACAGCAACTATATTATTATTTGCGATTATTCCAGCAATGGCGTCATTATTCTCACTGATTTTAATGAAATTCTATAAACTGGATAGTGAAACAATGGTTCAAATTCAAGAGAAAATTCAAGTGATGAAAGCAGCAAAAGATGCTGAACGTGCACAAGCGATTGCTAAAAATGTGCCATTATCAGATATGGATTATGTCGATGTAACACAATATCCAATTGAAGAAAACGAATAG
- a CDS encoding CPBP family intramembrane metalloprotease, producing the protein MTSFIEFKKQSKRNFRWWSAPFIGAALLIIGEILSEIIWIPILFLSSAPSQYVELLLQLFSFAFISLTVIVWARKVEHSPWQGLGIFKERALSQFAKGWGWGALLMTSCVLLMWLLGAVKFTHFNFSHELWLKLIPLLLAWSIQGTTEELLCRGWLLSSIGARHNVPLAVIISAFFFTALHLGNHSIDLLPLIDLFLFGILAALIMLKINNIWLISGIHAAWNCFQGNIFAFPVSGTQTGDAFIHVSLHGPQWLSGGAFGVEGSIVSIILLLCVIFWLCYDLMNK; encoded by the coding sequence ATGACATCATTCATTGAATTCAAAAAACAGTCCAAACGTAATTTTCGTTGGTGGTCAGCACCGTTTATTGGTGCAGCCTTACTAATAATCGGTGAAATTCTCAGCGAAATCATTTGGATTCCTATCTTATTTTTATCATCTGCACCGAGTCAATACGTAGAATTATTATTACAATTATTTAGTTTTGCTTTTATTTCGCTGACTGTCATCGTTTGGGCACGTAAGGTTGAACATTCTCCGTGGCAGGGACTAGGAATATTCAAAGAACGTGCGTTGTCTCAATTCGCTAAGGGATGGGGCTGGGGTGCGTTACTCATGACTTCGTGTGTCCTCTTAATGTGGCTTTTAGGCGCGGTCAAATTTACCCATTTCAATTTTTCGCATGAATTATGGCTAAAACTCATACCATTACTCCTCGCTTGGTCGATTCAAGGAACAACCGAAGAACTATTGTGTCGCGGCTGGTTATTGAGCTCCATTGGTGCCCGTCACAATGTACCGCTAGCTGTTATTATTTCAGCATTCTTTTTCACCGCCCTGCATCTTGGTAATCATAGCATTGACCTTTTACCTTTAATTGATTTATTTCTTTTCGGTATTTTAGCTGCATTAATCATGTTGAAAATAAACAATATTTGGCTTATCAGTGGTATCCACGCAGCATGGAATTGTTTTCAAGGAAATATTTTTGCCTTTCCGGTCAGCGGAACACAAACTGGTGATGCGTTTATTCATGTCTCTCTGCATGGGCCTCAATGGTTATCTGGCGGTGCATTTGGTGTGGAAGGTAGTATAGTCAGTATAATCTTGTTATTATGTGTAATTTTCTGGCTCTGCTACGACTTAATGAATAAATAA
- a CDS encoding phosphoenolpyruvate carboxykinase (ATP), translated as MSTVDRFATEFIRKSNPHMSALKATVETAFYGNNVREITNLAEAYEQAVKAPNTLVLDALVSHATELGLPEDAHILAITDGKVVGRTAKARRILGTNPKEDAILLPIAREAVYQASFKPFLKASAVVGLDEDFMVRAHITMPEREINNLYSWLLNFQIYNDTYKKRYLDSTKFNENDIYIFFDPTWSHPDYPDGLAFFDTTHNTAIILGMSYFGEIKKGTLTLAWATAARNNFVSCHGGLKIFRKEDKSYVASFFGLSGSGKSTLTHAKHDGKYDIKVLHDDAFVISVENGSSIALEPSYFDKTNDYPAGHREQEFFVTVQNCGITLDENGNRVLVTEDVRNGNGRTVKSRYATPNRVDKIEEPIQSIFWIMKDDSLPPLVKVNNANLASILGCTLMTKRSSAENTAANLDSLVIEPYANPFRVYPLVEDFDKFKALFDKGVDCYIINTGEYLGKKVTPAVSLGAIESVVDGTAKFTSFGDIDGFEYLVVDGHEVPELSGDYAKLIKERMAFRLNYLKEFNASHPEETIPETALEELEKVIAATDK; from the coding sequence ATGTCAACAGTTGATCGTTTCGCTACAGAATTTATTCGTAAGAGTAATCCGCACATGTCGGCATTAAAAGCTACCGTTGAAACAGCTTTTTATGGCAATAATGTACGCGAGATTACAAATTTGGCAGAAGCATATGAACAAGCGGTTAAAGCACCGAATACACTGGTGTTAGATGCTTTAGTTTCGCACGCAACCGAACTAGGTTTACCAGAAGATGCGCATATCTTAGCAATCACAGATGGTAAAGTAGTTGGTCGAACTGCAAAAGCACGACGCATTTTAGGCACAAATCCTAAAGAAGATGCTATTTTATTACCGATTGCGCGTGAAGCTGTTTATCAAGCATCTTTCAAACCATTTTTGAAAGCGAGTGCAGTTGTAGGATTAGATGAAGACTTCATGGTCCGCGCTCATATCACGATGCCTGAACGCGAAATCAACAACCTATATTCTTGGTTACTGAACTTCCAAATTTATAATGACACTTATAAAAAACGCTACTTAGATTCTACTAAGTTTAATGAAAATGATATCTATATCTTCTTTGATCCAACATGGAGTCATCCTGACTATCCAGATGGCTTAGCCTTTTTTGATACTACTCATAATACTGCAATTATCCTCGGTATGAGTTACTTTGGCGAAATTAAAAAAGGTACTTTAACTCTTGCTTGGGCAACAGCGGCACGCAATAATTTTGTATCTTGCCACGGCGGATTGAAAATTTTCCGTAAAGAAGATAAATCTTATGTAGCTTCCTTCTTCGGTCTATCTGGTTCAGGAAAATCTACCTTAACACACGCAAAACACGATGGTAAATATGATATTAAAGTCTTACATGACGATGCCTTTGTTATCTCTGTCGAAAACGGATCATCCATCGCTTTGGAACCATCTTATTTCGACAAAACTAATGACTATCCAGCTGGACATCGCGAACAAGAATTCTTCGTTACTGTACAAAACTGTGGTATTACTTTAGATGAAAATGGCAATCGTGTGCTTGTAACTGAAGATGTCCGTAATGGTAATGGTCGTACCGTGAAATCACGTTATGCTACACCAAACCGTGTCGATAAAATCGAAGAGCCAATTCAATCAATCTTCTGGATTATGAAAGACGATTCATTACCACCACTAGTGAAAGTTAATAATGCAAATCTTGCATCTATTCTTGGTTGTACATTAATGACTAAACGTTCTAGCGCAGAAAATACGGCAGCAAACCTCGATAGTCTTGTTATCGAACCATACGCTAATCCGTTCCGTGTTTATCCATTAGTAGAAGACTTTGACAAGTTCAAAGCTTTATTCGACAAAGGTGTGGATTGTTACATTATTAACACAGGAGAATATTTAGGTAAGAAAGTGACACCTGCTGTTTCTCTAGGCGCAATTGAATCTGTAGTTGATGGTACTGCAAAATTCACTTCATTTGGTGACATTGATGGCTTTGAATATTTAGTAGTTGATGGCCATGAAGTTCCTGAATTAAGTGGTGACTATGCAAAATTAATCAAAGAACGGATGGCATTCCGCTTGAACTACTTGAAAGAATTTAATGCTAGCCACCCAGAAGAAACAATTCCTGAAACAGCACTGGAAGAGTTAGAAAAAGTAATTGCTGCTACTGACAAGTAA
- the guaB gene encoding IMP dehydrogenase, giving the protein MNKWESKFQREGYTFDDVLLVPARSEVLPNDVDLSVQLAPNLHLNIPIMSASMDTVTDANMAIAMARQGGLGVIHKNMSIEEQAHEVKKVKRSENGVILDPFYLTPNHLIEEAHHLMLHYRISGVPIVKSEQDLTLMGIITNRDMRFISDYQQKIGDYMTTEELVTAEVGTSLEEAEKILYQHRIEKLPIVDKDGKLSGLITIKDIEKVIEFPNAAKDQHGRLLVAAAVGVTSDTFERAQALINEQVDALVIDTAHGHSAGVIRKIKEIREAFPDVTIIAGNVATAEATRDLFDVGVDIVKVGIGPGSICTTRVVAGVGVPQLTAIYECASVAREYDKAIIADGGIKYSGDIVKAIAAGGHAVMLGSMLAGTDESPGEFEIYQGRRFKSYRGMGSLAAMEKGSSDRYFQSKNEANKLVPEGIEGRVAYKGSVADIVFQLLGGLRSGMGYTGSKNLKALREEAQFIRMSGAGLIESHPHDVHITKEAPNYSR; this is encoded by the coding sequence ATGAATAAATGGGAATCAAAGTTTCAACGAGAAGGTTATACGTTTGATGATGTGCTACTTGTGCCAGCACGTAGTGAAGTATTACCGAATGATGTGGATTTATCTGTGCAATTAGCACCGAATTTACACTTAAACATTCCAATTATGAGTGCAAGTATGGACACGGTAACCGATGCGAATATGGCCATTGCGATGGCACGTCAAGGTGGACTAGGTGTCATTCATAAAAATATGAGTATCGAAGAACAAGCGCATGAAGTAAAAAAAGTGAAGCGCTCAGAAAATGGTGTTATTCTAGATCCTTTTTACTTAACACCTAATCACTTAATTGAAGAAGCGCACCACTTGATGTTACATTACCGTATTAGCGGTGTGCCAATTGTCAAAAGTGAACAAGATTTGACTTTAATGGGCATTATTACGAACCGAGATATGCGCTTTATTAGTGATTATCAACAAAAAATTGGTGACTACATGACCACGGAAGAGTTAGTAACTGCTGAAGTGGGCACATCACTAGAAGAAGCAGAAAAGATTTTGTATCAACATCGCATTGAAAAATTACCAATTGTCGATAAAGACGGTAAATTATCTGGCTTAATTACAATTAAAGACATTGAAAAAGTTATTGAATTTCCGAATGCTGCAAAAGACCAACATGGTCGTTTACTAGTTGCGGCAGCAGTTGGAGTCACTAGCGATACATTTGAACGTGCCCAAGCATTGATTAATGAGCAAGTGGATGCGTTGGTGATTGATACCGCACATGGTCATAGTGCGGGTGTTATTCGCAAAATTAAAGAAATTCGTGAGGCATTTCCAGATGTAACGATTATTGCAGGAAATGTTGCGACAGCAGAAGCAACACGTGATTTATTTGATGTAGGGGTTGATATTGTTAAAGTTGGGATTGGCCCAGGGTCAATTTGTACAACACGGGTCGTGGCCGGTGTGGGTGTACCTCAATTAACAGCCATCTATGAATGTGCTTCTGTAGCCCGTGAATATGATAAAGCGATTATTGCTGACGGCGGGATTAAATATTCTGGTGACATCGTTAAAGCAATCGCTGCCGGCGGACATGCTGTTATGTTAGGTAGTATGTTGGCTGGGACAGATGAATCGCCAGGAGAATTTGAAATTTATCAAGGGCGTCGCTTTAAATCATATCGAGGTATGGGAAGTTTAGCAGCGATGGAAAAAGGGTCAAGCGATCGCTATTTCCAATCGAAAAACGAAGCAAATAAATTGGTGCCAGAAGGAATTGAAGGTCGTGTAGCTTATAAAGGAAGTGTCGCTGATATTGTCTTCCAATTATTAGGAGGTTTGCGCTCAGGTATGGGTTATACTGGTTCTAAAAACTTAAAAGCATTACGCGAAGAAGCCCAATTTATTCGTATGAGTGGTGCTGGATTAATTGAATCACATCCTCATGATGTCCATATTACAAAAGAAGCGCCGAATTACTCACGTTAA
- a CDS encoding LacI family DNA-binding transcriptional regulator, whose amino-acid sequence MTKKLTIKDIAEMTQTSKTTVSFFLNGKYEKMSQGTREKIEQVIQETNYKPSIVARSLNSKTTKLIGVLIGDITNSFSNQIVKGIEDIASQNGYQVIIGNSDYKQENEDNYIESMLLLGVDGFIIQPTSTFRKYSRIIEEKKKKMVFFDSQLYEHRTSWVKTNNYDAVYDAIQNCVTKGYEDFVMITADTSRISTRIERASGFIDALNDANIEHDLLIIEDKQTELENIRNFLKGVFEREKRTLVFAPNCWALPLVFTAMKELDYDSSRIGLIGFDNTEWTDLSSPRITTIVQPAFEEGQQATKILIDQIEGKHQEEKQQVLDCAIHWKESTV is encoded by the coding sequence TTGACGAAGAAACTAACGATTAAAGATATTGCAGAAATGACACAAACATCAAAAACAACAGTTTCTTTTTTCTTAAATGGTAAATATGAGAAAATGTCACAAGGAACGAGAGAAAAAATTGAACAGGTTATTCAAGAAACAAATTATAAACCGAGTATTGTTGCACGTAGTTTAAACTCAAAAACGACAAAATTAATTGGTGTACTTATCGGTGATATTACGAATAGTTTTTCGAATCAAATTGTAAAAGGGATTGAAGATATCGCCAGTCAAAATGGATATCAAGTCATTATCGGCAATAGTGATTATAAACAAGAAAACGAAGATAATTATATCGAAAGTATGCTCTTGTTAGGTGTAGATGGCTTTATTATTCAACCGACCTCTACATTTAGAAAATATTCCCGTATCATTGAGGAGAAAAAGAAAAAAATGGTCTTCTTTGATAGTCAATTATATGAACATCGAACGAGTTGGGTCAAAACAAATAATTATGATGCGGTGTATGATGCAATTCAAAATTGTGTGACAAAAGGTTATGAAGATTTTGTTATGATAACGGCGGATACCAGCCGTATTAGTACACGGATTGAGCGTGCATCTGGTTTTATTGATGCGTTAAATGATGCCAATATTGAGCATGATTTATTGATTATTGAAGATAAACAAACAGAGCTTGAGAATATTCGTAATTTTCTCAAGGGAGTCTTTGAGCGTGAAAAGCGTACACTTGTCTTTGCGCCAAATTGTTGGGCTTTGCCACTTGTCTTTACTGCCATGAAAGAGTTAGATTATGATTCTTCTCGTATCGGATTGATTGGATTTGATAATACAGAATGGACAGATTTATCTTCTCCACGAATTACGACGATTGTGCAACCAGCATTTGAAGAAGGACAACAAGCAACCAAAATTTTAATTGATCAAATCGAAGGCAAGCACCAGGAAGAAAAGCAACAAGTATTAGATTGTGCGATTCACTGGAAAGAGTCTACGGTTTAA
- a CDS encoding alginate lyase family protein, producing MKVKIKQFFAAFDREYCRTYIQTHCVDDYQQIKRRMNRLLDNRFVFDRTWDMEPCLVEYQLKVMDWTAVFGEDPEWGYVLNRQEYLFDFLVGYLVEENPDYIDKLKDYLFHWIEQVTVFSPNAVTTRTLDTGIRCLTWVKIIIFLMEWGLLSEQELAILCQSLQKQIDFLMVHYREKYTLSNWGLLQTTAIIVCHYYLADKLDIDDAYLFSTQELERQLNTQVFADGTQFEQSLLYHVEVYKVIFELAVLVPDMKEDLTPLLAKMAHYIRSMTTPSGKTVAFGDSDEHHTADLLHASAVLLNDATLLVNPEHLEIYGVMLFGKQGIETFEALKNDYHEKMSVAAFYPDSGHVCIREKDSYLFFKNGPMGSAHTHSDQNSFCLYVDNRPVLIDSGRYTYKEVPLRYLLKSAASHSTCLIDDTPPDDTTGSWDYAAYPQTLYCDYRRDGQYHYIEGAYLSMRHQHLAVHKRHIIAISNSVWLVLDDVLCEGKHQLTTQFILDDAVDYQDSAVATLNVMSEVPLAAEPTRISKQYNTLIDSQKLVKRQSFENRIIDYTLFAKDRVAIQQKEVYQSDGTLLANGLAFEVTGPGCHLLIMLAVEDIYKGEKLLVVDGIKLKGKCIIYDKITKKIHRLKS from the coding sequence ATGAAAGTGAAAATCAAACAATTTTTTGCAGCATTTGATAGAGAATATTGCCGAACATATATCCAAACACATTGTGTGGATGACTATCAACAAATTAAAAGAAGAATGAATCGGTTACTAGACAATCGATTTGTCTTTGACCGTACTTGGGATATGGAGCCGTGCTTAGTTGAGTATCAATTAAAAGTAATGGACTGGACGGCGGTGTTTGGTGAGGATCCCGAGTGGGGCTATGTGCTCAACCGTCAGGAATATTTGTTCGATTTTCTGGTAGGATATTTAGTTGAGGAAAATCCGGATTATATCGATAAATTGAAAGACTATCTCTTTCATTGGATTGAACAAGTGACTGTTTTCTCGCCTAATGCCGTGACTACTAGAACACTGGATACAGGCATTCGGTGTTTGACATGGGTAAAAATCATTATCTTTTTAATGGAATGGGGATTGTTATCAGAGCAAGAATTAGCAATACTGTGTCAGTCGCTACAAAAACAGATTGATTTTTTGATGGTACATTACCGAGAAAAATATACATTAAGTAATTGGGGATTGTTACAAACGACAGCTATTATTGTCTGCCATTATTATTTGGCAGATAAATTAGACATTGACGATGCCTATTTATTTTCGACGCAAGAGTTAGAGCGACAATTGAATACGCAAGTATTTGCAGATGGCACACAATTTGAACAGTCGCTTTTATATCATGTCGAAGTGTATAAAGTGATTTTTGAGTTAGCGGTGTTGGTACCAGATATGAAAGAAGATTTAACACCTTTATTAGCCAAAATGGCTCATTATATTCGTAGCATGACGACACCTAGTGGCAAGACAGTGGCTTTTGGTGATAGTGATGAACATCATACGGCAGATTTGTTACATGCGAGTGCAGTTTTATTAAACGATGCAACCCTTTTGGTTAATCCTGAGCATTTGGAAATATATGGTGTCATGTTATTTGGTAAACAAGGTATTGAAACGTTCGAAGCGCTAAAAAATGATTACCATGAAAAAATGAGTGTGGCTGCATTTTACCCAGACTCTGGACATGTATGTATTAGAGAAAAAGATAGCTACTTATTCTTTAAAAATGGACCGATGGGTAGTGCGCACACACATAGTGACCAAAATAGCTTCTGTCTCTATGTAGATAATCGGCCTGTTTTGATTGATTCGGGGCGCTATACTTATAAGGAAGTGCCGCTACGTTATCTCTTGAAAAGTGCAGCAAGTCACTCAACTTGTTTGATTGATGATACTCCACCCGATGATACGACGGGCTCTTGGGATTACGCTGCCTATCCGCAAACATTATATTGTGATTATCGTAGAGACGGGCAGTATCATTATATTGAGGGTGCTTATCTTTCGATGCGTCATCAGCATTTAGCAGTGCACAAGCGACATATTATTGCGATAAGCAATAGCGTATGGCTGGTGTTGGACGACGTACTATGTGAAGGGAAACATCAATTGACCACCCAATTCATATTAGATGATGCAGTTGATTATCAAGATTCAGCAGTTGCCACATTAAATGTTATGAGTGAAGTGCCTTTAGCGGCTGAACCTACTCGTATATCGAAACAATATAACACTTTAATTGACTCTCAAAAACTGGTTAAGCGGCAATCCTTTGAAAATCGAATCATTGATTATACATTATTTGCTAAAGATAGAGTAGCGATTCAACAAAAAGAGGTATATCAAAGTGATGGGACATTATTGGCTAATGGATTGGCATTTGAAGTAACAGGACCGGGGTGCCATCTATTAATAATGTTAGCTGTTGAAGATATCTATAAAGGTGAGAAATTACTTGTAGTAGATGGCATTAAATTAAAAGGTAAATGTATTATTTATGATAAAATAACAAAGAAAATTCATCGGTTAAAATCATAA
- a CDS encoding PTS mannose/fructose/sorbose transporter family subunit IID, protein MTGSNKLEKKDYVKTSLRAFFCQNGFNYSNYQGLGYANVIYPALKKYYGDDEDGLYQALEENCEFYNTNPHFLPFITSLHLVMLEKDRPTEETRNIKMALMGPLAGIGDSLSQFCLAPLFSTIAASLATEGLILGPILFFIAMNLILTTIKVSTGLYGYKLGTQIIDKLSEQMGTISRIANIIGVTVISGLVANSVKITVPITFAAGEVNEQANQSIVSIQGMLDKVAPALLPILFTVGVYYLIKKKNWTTYKLVILTVIIGIIGSWLNILA, encoded by the coding sequence ATGACTGGATCTAATAAATTAGAGAAAAAAGATTATGTAAAAACATCTTTAAGAGCATTTTTCTGTCAAAACGGATTTAACTATAGTAACTATCAAGGTTTAGGTTATGCCAATGTCATATATCCTGCGTTGAAAAAATATTATGGTGACGATGAAGATGGTTTATACCAAGCGCTTGAAGAAAACTGTGAGTTCTATAACACAAACCCTCACTTTTTACCATTTATTACGAGTTTACATTTAGTAATGTTAGAAAAAGACAGACCAACTGAAGAAACACGTAACATTAAAATGGCGTTGATGGGTCCTTTAGCAGGTATTGGTGATTCATTATCACAATTCTGTTTAGCACCTTTATTCTCAACAATTGCTGCATCATTAGCGACAGAGGGATTGATTCTTGGACCAATCTTATTCTTTATCGCAATGAACCTTATTTTAACAACGATTAAAGTATCAACTGGTTTATATGGTTATAAACTAGGAACACAAATTATTGATAAATTAAGTGAACAAATGGGTACTATTTCAAGAATTGCCAACATTATTGGTGTCACTGTAATCTCTGGGTTAGTGGCGAATTCTGTAAAAATTACAGTACCAATTACATTTGCAGCTGGAGAAGTTAACGAACAAGCAAATCAAAGTATTGTAAGTATCCAAGGTATGTTGGATAAAGTAGCACCAGCCTTATTACCAATTCTATTTACTGTCGGCGTTTATTATTTAATTAAAAAGAAAAACTGGACGACATACAAATTGGTTATTTTAACCGTTATTATCGGTATTATCGGAAGCTGGTTAAACATTTTAGCATAG
- a CDS encoding PTS mannose/fructose/sorbose/N-acetylgalactosamine transporter subunit IIC, whose translation MTISLFQAVLIGLWTAFCFSGMLLGLYTNRCIILSFGVGIILGDIPTALAMGAIGELAYMGFGVGAGGTVPPNPIGPGVFGTMMAITSAGKVTPEAALALSTPIAVAIQFLQTFAYTVRAGAPETAIKHLKNRNIKGFRWTINATVWLFALIGFILGCTGALSMDTLVHLVDFIPPVLLSGLTVAGKMLPAIGFAMILSVMAKKELIPFVLLGYVCAAYLKMPIIGIAIVGTIFALIEFYQRPEKVVVKEEEHDDWI comes from the coding sequence ATGACGATCAGTTTATTTCAAGCCGTTCTAATCGGTTTATGGACAGCATTTTGTTTTAGTGGAATGCTTTTAGGTCTTTATACAAATAGATGTATTATTTTATCATTCGGAGTAGGTATTATTTTAGGAGATATTCCAACGGCGCTTGCAATGGGTGCAATTGGAGAGTTAGCATATATGGGGTTCGGTGTTGGTGCTGGGGGTACTGTACCACCTAACCCAATTGGACCAGGTGTATTTGGTACAATGATGGCGATTACGAGTGCGGGTAAAGTTACTCCAGAAGCAGCGTTAGCGTTATCGACACCAATTGCCGTAGCGATTCAATTTTTACAAACTTTCGCTTATACCGTTCGTGCGGGTGCGCCAGAAACAGCGATTAAGCACTTAAAAAATCGTAATATTAAAGGATTTAGATGGACAATCAATGCAACAGTTTGGTTATTTGCCCTTATCGGTTTTATTTTAGGTTGTACAGGTGCTTTATCAATGGATACTTTAGTTCATTTAGTTGACTTTATCCCACCTGTATTATTATCAGGATTAACCGTTGCAGGTAAAATGCTTCCTGCTATCGGGTTTGCGATGATTTTATCAGTTATGGCTAAAAAAGAATTGATTCCATTTGTTTTATTAGGTTATGTTTGTGCGGCATATTTAAAAATGCCAATTATCGGTATTGCAATTGTCGGTACAATTTTTGCTTTAATTGAGTTTTATCAACGCCCAGAAAAAGTGGTTGTGAAGGAGGAAGAACACGATGACTGGATCTAA
- a CDS encoding PTS system mannose/fructose/N-acetylgalactosamine-transporter subunit IIB, translated as MAPNIVMTRVDERLIHGQGQLWVKSLGCNTVIVANDETSENKMQQTLMKTVIPGSVAMRFFSLQKVIDVIHKANPAQTIFIVVKSLDDLLTLVKGGVPITEANIGNIHKADGKEQVTRSIFLGPDDKAAIRELSETYHVKFNTQTTPSGNDGAAPVDILNYI; from the coding sequence ATGGCACCAAATATTGTGATGACAAGAGTAGATGAACGATTAATTCATGGACAAGGTCAATTGTGGGTAAAATCCCTAGGATGTAATACTGTGATTGTAGCTAATGATGAAACAAGCGAAAATAAAATGCAACAAACTTTGATGAAAACTGTTATTCCAGGTTCTGTAGCAATGCGATTTTTCTCGCTTCAAAAAGTGATTGATGTGATACATAAAGCAAATCCGGCTCAAACTATTTTTATTGTTGTTAAAAGTTTGGACGATTTATTAACTTTAGTTAAAGGAGGTGTACCAATTACAGAAGCGAATATTGGAAATATTCATAAAGCAGATGGAAAAGAACAAGTCACACGTTCAATTTTCTTAGGTCCAGACGACAAAGCAGCTATTCGAGAGTTAAGCGAAACGTATCATGTCAAATTCAATACACAAACAACGCCTAGCGGCAATGACGGAGCAGCCCCTGTCGACATTTTAAACTATATTTAA